The segment CGGACGCGCCGCTGGTCCTGGTCGGCGACGATGCCGCGGCGCACTGCCGGGGCGCCGGCCGGCGGAGCGGAGTGCTGCTCGTGGGGCGGGACCGGGAAGGGGAGGGGACCGTCGGCTTCGTCGAGCCCGCGCTCTGGCGGCGTGCGGTGGAGATCGGCGCCGAATCCGTGGTGCGGCTGCCCGACGCGGAGGGCTGGCTGGTCGGCCGTATCGCCGATGTCGTCGAGGGCGCCGGACAGCAGGCGCTGACGGTCGGGGTCCTCGGTGGCCGGGGCGGTGCCGGGGCGTCCACCCTGGCCGGTGCCCTGGCGGTGTCCGCCGCCGGAGCCGGGGTGCGCACCCTGCTCGTCGACGGCGACCCCCTCGGCGGCGGCCTCGACGTCCTGCTCGGCGGTGAGCGGTCCGAAGGACTCCGCTGGCCGGATTTCATCGGCACCAGGGGGAGGCTCGCGGGCGGTGCGCTGGAGGAGTCCCTGCCCGAACTGCACGGTCTGCGGGTCCTGAGCTGGGACCGGGGCGCGGACACGACCGTTCCGCCGGAGGCGGTGCGGTCCGTGCTGGCCGCTGCCCGCAGGCGTGGCGGGGCCGTCGTGGTGGATCTGCCGCGCCACTTCGACGACGGCACACGCGAGGCGCTGGCCCAGGTGGACATCGGCCTGCTGGTGGTCCCCGGCGAACTGCGGGCGGTCGCCGCGGCCGGCCGGGTGGCGGCCGCGGCGGGCCCGGCCCTCAAGGACCTCAGGGTCGTCACCTGCGGCCCCTACAGCGGGGGGCTCGACGAGCAGTGGATCGCCGCCGCCCTCGGGCTGCCGCTCGCCGGTGAGCTGCCCCGGGAGCCCGGTCTGCGGCCCGGATGGGACGCAGGCGTCCCGCCGGGCGGCTCGGACGGACCGCTGGCGCGTTTCTGCGCGGCCTTCTGGGACCGGGCCCTCGGCGGGGACGTGGTCGCATGAGCTCGGTGCTGCTGGACGCGGTGCGGCGGCGGCTCGCGGAGAGCGGAGCCGAGCCCACCCCGGCGCGGGTCGCGGCCGCCCTGCGGGCCCAGGGGCGTCTGCTGGGCGATGCGGAGATCCTCGGCGGTACGGAATCCCTCCGCTGCGAACTGGTCGGCACCGGACCGCTGGAGCCGCTGCTGGCCGACCCGGCCGTGACGGACGTGCTGGTATCGGCGCCCGACCGGGTCTGGGTCGACCGGGGCCACGGCCTGGAGCGGGCGGGGATCACCTTCGCCGACGCTGCCTCCGTGCGCCGGCTGGCCCAGCGGCTCGCCGCCGTGGCGGGCCGTCGGCTGGACGACGCCCGGCCATGGGTGGACGCCCGGCTGCCGGACGGGACCCGGATGCATGCCGTCATTCCCCCGGTCGCCGTCGGCTCGACCTGCCTGTCGCTGCGGACGGTCCGGCCCCGGGCTTTCACGCTCCCCGAACTGACGGCCGAGGGCACGGTGCCGCCCGGCGGCGACCGGCTGCTGGCGGCGCTGGTCGCGGCCCGGGCCTCGTTCCTCATCAGCGGCGGTACGGGCAGTGGGAAGACCACCCTGCTCTCCGCCCTCCTCGGCCTCGTCGCGGAGCGCGAGCGGATCGTTCTCGCCGAGGACGCCTCGGAACTGCGGCCCGACCACCCCCATGTGGTCCGTCTCGAATCCCGCCCCGCCAACCAGGAGGGCGCGGGCCGGGTCACCCTGCGGGATCTGGTCCGGCAGGCACTGCGGATGCGCCCCGACCGGATTGTCGTCGGGGAGGTGCGTGGTGCCGAAGTGACCGAGTTGCTCGCCGCGCTGAACACGGGTCACCAGGGTGCGGGGACCGTTCACGCGAACGCGGCGGCCGACGTGCCCGCCCGCCTGGAAGCCCTCGGCACCGCCGCCGGGCTGGACCGGGCCGCCCTCCACA is part of the Streptomyces qinzhouensis genome and harbors:
- a CDS encoding TadA family conjugal transfer-associated ATPase yields the protein MSSVLLDAVRRRLAESGAEPTPARVAAALRAQGRLLGDAEILGGTESLRCELVGTGPLEPLLADPAVTDVLVSAPDRVWVDRGHGLERAGITFADAASVRRLAQRLAAVAGRRLDDARPWVDARLPDGTRMHAVIPPVAVGSTCLSLRTVRPRAFTLPELTAEGTVPPGGDRLLAALVAARASFLISGGTGSGKTTLLSALLGLVAERERIVLAEDASELRPDHPHVVRLESRPANQEGAGRVTLRDLVRQALRMRPDRIVVGEVRGAEVTELLAALNTGHQGAGTVHANAAADVPARLEALGTAAGLDRAALHSQLAAALDVVIHLVRGSGGHRRIAEIHVLERGPAGLVTTVPAVRHGGDSLVYERGWERLRDLIGGAW
- the ssd gene encoding septum site-determining protein Ssd encodes the protein MAGSFTSRRQTTEEGRGRGPLILTEDMELLDDLLRLCAAAGAEPEVRARVPERGESWADAPLVLVGDDAAAHCRGAGRRSGVLLVGRDREGEGTVGFVEPALWRRAVEIGAESVVRLPDAEGWLVGRIADVVEGAGQQALTVGVLGGRGGAGASTLAGALAVSAAGAGVRTLLVDGDPLGGGLDVLLGGERSEGLRWPDFIGTRGRLAGGALEESLPELHGLRVLSWDRGADTTVPPEAVRSVLAAARRRGGAVVVDLPRHFDDGTREALAQVDIGLLVVPGELRAVAAAGRVAAAAGPALKDLRVVTCGPYSGGLDEQWIAAALGLPLAGELPREPGLRPGWDAGVPPGGSDGPLARFCAAFWDRALGGDVVA